The sequence TTCTATTTCCTCTTGAGCAGCGGCAATTTGCAGAGGTCGCGCCGTTTCGTCTAGCCAGTTAAACAGCATCTGCAATGTCTCCGGCAATTCCTCCGGACGAGCAACACCAAAACTCAACGGAGTGGATGCTTGGCCGGGCATGGTAGATGGATCCGCTGCGGCAGACTTGTTTGGCATAATCGGCAGAATACGCCCCCCGGGGGCTTCTGTCACGCTCGGATTTGATAGAAGCTGTATAATATCGCCAAGAATGATTTCTAACCGGGGAGCGAGATCATGAAAAACATTCGCTTATTTTGCGGTGCGATCGTTCTGATGATCGTCTTGCCGGCCTTCACGGCGATTTTTGCTCACGCGCAACCGATGCGGCCGCCGGAAATTTCCGCACCCGACGCCAAACAAATCGGCGCCGAGCCGGGTTACTTGGGCATGGTAGCCGATGATCGCCAGGAAAGCGGCCAGGGAATTCGCGTGAAAGATGTCGATCCTGACAGCCCGGCCGCCAAAGGGGGTTTGCAGGCTGACGATTTAATCACCGCGATCAATGGACAACAAGCACATTCGCTGGAAGATATGAAAAACATTCTCGGGGCACAAGCTGCCGGCACGCCGGTGAATTTTCAAGTGCAGCGACAGGGCGCCACGCAGAATGTCAATGTCACGCTGGGACGCCGCCCGCCGCCGGATCAGCGGCGCTTTCAAAGCTTCGGTCGCATTCCCGATGCTCCGGTCGGACAAGAGGGACAACCTATGGGCGGCCAACCGCCGGGCGCCTCTGCCTCAAACTCGGGACAATCGTGGCCAGCCGGCGGAATGAGTGGTTCGCGGCTGGGTTTGGGCGCATCGGGGCCGCCGCCATTGCTGGGAATTCGTACGCTGCCGGTAACGCAACAGGATCAACTGCGTTTGGGTTTATCTTCGACGGCAGGAGCGCACGTAATGTCGCGCACGCTGGGCTCGCCCGCCGAAAAAGCGAATATTCCGTTGGATGCTGTCATTATGGCGGTGAACGGCGCGCCGGTGGGCACGCCGAACGATCTCACCGCGCTTTTGGCACGCGCCGGAGCTGGAAGCGAAGTGGAACTTACCTATATGTACAACGGCAAGCCGGTGAGCACAAAAGTTACACTGGCCTCCGGTTCTGTGGGAACAGAAATGAATGGCTGGCAGCAGCAGGGGCAATCGCCATTGCCGCAACCGCCGATGCCCATGTTGGGCCAGCAGCGGCAATACGGTAGCCAATCTGGCTCAGTTGATATCGGCCACCAAGGCAATGTGCCACCCCGATCTAGCGACACGCAGCAGCAATCGTTTGACGGGCAGCAACGGCCAGGCGATGCGCAACGGATTGAAGCATTGGAGCGCCGCGTGCAAGAGCTGGAGCAGAAAGTACAGGAACTGCAACAGCGCTTGCAGCAACAAGAAAACGGCCCACCGCGCGGAACATAGGCTGAAAATCGCAGGCAGTGTGGTCGTGCAAAAAGCCATTATGCCGCTTTGTTGTAGGGGAAGTAATTATCCCAGGCGTAGTCTAATTTTTCCAGCGCTTCAGTCAGCGGCAGTGCAATATAGCGGCCATCGGCGACCTGCCGAACCAAATTCATACGGATCAGCTTGGCCAGCGCGTCATCCACTTCGAAATCGATCGGGCGGCCCAAGCTTTCACTCAGAAACAGTTCAATGCGCTGGTCGAGTTGGGCAGCCGTAAATCCGCCGTCGACAATGCTGATGGATTGGGTGTGATTTTTCCAACCGAGTTCGTCGGCGGTGGAACCGCGCACATCCAGCTTGCGCCACAAGAAATAATAGGCCAGCACGGCTTCGCGGTTTTCTTGCTCTTCGGCTTCATCCAGAAGCCTCGACAGAACGCCGGCGTTGTTGTCGAGATTCAAAAAGTACAAGCTTTCCGTCAAATTCAGCTGATACTTTTGCTTGGTCTGCAAGTAGCCGAAGAACGATTTCACCCCGTAGCCGCAAGTTACGCCCAGCACTACTAAAATTCCGTAAACTCCCGCCGCCGCCGCCAGCAGCGCGCCCTTCAAAGCTTTATAAATCGAAACCACTACGCCCGACACCGTGGGCATGACGATTTTGATGCGGTCTTTCAGCGACATTTTCACACGGGTGCCGGGCAACAGCATTTCCAAGTCGGGCTTGGGAATATCTTTGAACAGCTTGATGAACACATCGTGCGTGTCGAAGTTGCGGGTGCTATGCACGCCGGGCCGCAAGCGAAAAATTAACACTAACCGCTGGAAGGTGGGCACCTGCGCCTCTTGCCAGCGGTAGAACCATTTCCAATCGCGGTATTGTTGCGGTTGTAGAACTTCGCCGCGGCTGTACATTTCCAACCGCTCAAAAAAA is a genomic window of Pirellulales bacterium containing:
- a CDS encoding PDZ domain-containing protein, which gives rise to MKNIRLFCGAIVLMIVLPAFTAIFAHAQPMRPPEISAPDAKQIGAEPGYLGMVADDRQESGQGIRVKDVDPDSPAAKGGLQADDLITAINGQQAHSLEDMKNILGAQAAGTPVNFQVQRQGATQNVNVTLGRRPPPDQRRFQSFGRIPDAPVGQEGQPMGGQPPGASASNSGQSWPAGGMSGSRLGLGASGPPPLLGIRTLPVTQQDQLRLGLSSTAGAHVMSRTLGSPAEKANIPLDAVIMAVNGAPVGTPNDLTALLARAGAGSEVELTYMYNGKPVSTKVTLASGSVGTEMNGWQQQGQSPLPQPPMPMLGQQRQYGSQSGSVDIGHQGNVPPRSSDTQQQSFDGQQRPGDAQRIEALERRVQELEQKVQELQQRLQQQENGPPRGT
- a CDS encoding TMEM143 family protein; translated protein: MDHSPEPTAVAETIACARPIATAANLEHFIPWRKAELFDRLCLQPGLSSAEQSGFRQFCRLLDATLHFEYLEHFESLKSAYAPFDPDADTIHTATLSDAQRRAQLDLLFDRFSWLLERANFRRLSREDIEAAMNSVSHHGLSLEVDFDFFERLEMYSRGEVLQPQQYRDWKWFYRWQEAQVPTFQRLVLIFRLRPGVHSTRNFDTHDVFIKLFKDIPKPDLEMLLPGTRVKMSLKDRIKIVMPTVSGVVVSIYKALKGALLAAAAGVYGILVVLGVTCGYGVKSFFGYLQTKQKYQLNLTESLYFLNLDNNAGVLSRLLDEAEEQENREAVLAYYFLWRKLDVRGSTADELGWKNHTQSISIVDGGFTAAQLDQRIELFLSESLGRPIDFEVDDALAKLIRMNLVRQVADGRYIALPLTEALEKLDYAWDNYFPYNKAA